One Podospora pseudopauciseta strain CBS 411.78 chromosome 4, whole genome shotgun sequence genomic window, CACATACATGCGTAACGACATGCGAAAGAGAACGGAGGAGTATATCGCCGGCGATCCTCCCGAAGAAATATGACCTTTTGTGAACATCCTTGCACGTTTCCTTGTTGCATtcctgggaggaggggcaatGCTTGTGGTACCCATGCTCATCATGAGACTGCGGGAAGTCGCCCTGGTGAAGAGCCTGGTGACAGTATCAGTCTCCAACCTGCTTATCTCAGGCGCTTTATCTGCTTTTTTCAAAGCGGGCAACACGGAAACAATGATTGCTACAGCGACATATGCcgcggtgttggtggtgtttgttaCTCTTTCAGAGGGTGGGAATTATATGGTTTTAAATTGACTTGGGAAGTTCTCTAAAATAATCAAAGAGCATGTTGAGCCAGGGGTGCCTTGACTCTGAAGAGAATGATGATCCGAGTCATGATATCCAGTTCTCATTACTTGATATACCCTGTTTCCATCACCAATTGCCATCCAAACCGGAAACCACACTCTCAATAATCGGGTATGGTGTAGCGGTAACATCGTTGAGGCTCTGCTGGAGCAGTTTAACACCTTGCATTGCGAAGTCAAGAAAATCTgcaaggagatcaaggcgGTTTACAACACCGTGAACCGGGATGTTCAGAGACAGACAAGATACAGAGCCTGAACCATGATGCTAGGAGCACGGCATCAAGTTGTACCTCTTCTGTTTCACCTACCAACTTGGCTTCGAAAGAAAGCTGAATGTGTGCCCGGATATTTTGAAGGGAAAATGGGATGCCCTACTGAGCAAGACAGTGCGGTAGGGACTGTTAAAAATTGAAATCAGCACTGAACAGGTTTGATCACCGACACGACTCCGGGGTTCTTCTGTATCTGTATCCTAGTTCTGATATCCAATCCTATTCTGTCAATAGTTCCATTGATACGTAGCCATTTTTATTATCGCTTGCCCCAACATTGAATTCCAGCACTTACGGCTACACATTcattcctccccctttctgTCCTGACCCCCTTCCACACTCCCCGTTCCCACGTCATCCCGTACATCATCCCGATCTATTTCCCCATAAGCCTCCTCAATAGCCCTCATCAACtccaccatcccatcctccGGATAATCCCCCTCGTTTCTCGGCCTCCGATCCATATGCCTCATATGCTCTATCGACGGCGGCAACCGTTCCCAAACATCCCTATACACCCCCCTCGGCACAACCGCAAACCGTTCATCAATCCTGACCTTATTCTCATCTGTGCACTTCAGTGGAAGTGGACCATCCCCCTTAGTTTCACCATCCCCAATAAAAACACCAATCAACTCCTCCTGTTGACCATCCAACAGTTGCCAGTACCGAAGCGTAGTCCCCGCACGGCTAGGCACAATGTACACATTGGGCGGGTGGGTGCAATCTTCTTGTTCAGCCTTTCGGTCAAATGTGACGACACCTCCAAGAATCCGATCTTCGGCCCAGTACCCTGCCATGTTGGCCACACCGAGGGGGTAGATGTCACTATGTAAATAGTAGGGGTGATGAAACATGGTGGGAAGTGTTTCTTCATCGGGGTCTTCCTTCCAGTTGGTGATCGCTTCAATCGAGAGGTCTCCCTGTCCTTGATGGAGTCGGATATCCATCTGAAATAGAATCACCCCTATTTCATTCAACGCCACAGCGACGAGCTCGATGAGGCGCGTGTTGAAAGCTTTGGTCCCGGGTGTGGATTGAATGTAGGCGTTTATCAAGCCAGGGTCGAAGGAGAGGATGGAAAAGTCAATCTCGTCTTTTTGTTTGCGGGCACAATCCAGAGCGCCGGGACAGAGGTCGGGGTGGTGCTCGATGGGGTGATTGCCATAGACAGCGGGGATGCGGCGGTCCCAGGCTACGTCTTCGATGGGAAGACCGTCGATGATTTGAGCGTAGGTGAACTGAGCTAGCTCAGTTGAGAGAATATTGTTCATGGCGCGGATAAACAGACTGTAGTGGGTTGTGCTTTTGAGTTTCCTGGGGAAGGGACGGCGGGCAGCATGGTCGAAGCGTGCGCGCCGCTTCATCTTCGCCGAGAGTGACTGTAACGTAGCTTCGTCCATTTTGTTGAGTATATACCTGTCGATACTTTCCTGTTGTTTCGTGATCGTGAAAGTTTAAGGGGATGATGTGAAGCGGAAGACCAGGTTGATCAAGAGGTTGCAGTTGGAGACAACGAGGAGCCCCACATTGGGGCTGCGCCACATGTAAACAGAGAGGTTGGTTCCCCTTGAAGACGTGCTGTTTCACAAGTACCTGTTGACTCCAACAGCTACCGATTTAACTTGCACTATCACTCATCCGTACATATTTTGCTCCCCATCCCGGGTTGCAGGGCTGAGGGGGCATGGCCAACCTCATGAGGGTGGTTATGTGTGTGAGTTGGCATGAAGCTACACGATCGCCGTTGGCCAGCCCCTGCCGTTGGCCAGCCCCTGCCGCGATACGCAGACACTGTTCTTCTGCAAAGGCCTTTGacaagaaaaggggcaatATTGTCGAAGGTCGCGGCGGCGGGTGATATCTCTACTTGGCCTGAAACATCGGTTGGGACTTAGAGCGGACAattgttggttgttggaaCTTGCGTCATGAAGTGGTTTCTTGATATGGCTTTTAGGTTGACCTCAGAAATCAAATGATGTATAAAGCTGATATGAAGTCACGATCCAGCATGCCACTATCCTCTCATCAACTATCTCATTCTCAGCTGGTTATTTTCAAGTCCGGTGCTTTTGTCCCTGTATATTCTGATCCTTTGTCATTTCAATCGCCTCCCTTCCACTTCACGTCGTCAATATGCCTCCTAAGCCGCCTACAAAGCCCACTGGCGGTGCACCTCCTTCTAAATCTCCCCCCAGAGCTCCATCCCCTTCAGGTTCGAAGATCTCCAACATCCGCATCGTGTGGCAAAAGCATGAAACCGATCCTACAATTGCCCCTCTTGTGGACCCTCGAAGCCCTGTCTATCAGGTGACTTTGTACTGCATCACGCTCGCCATGGCCATGCTCGAGTCAACGGCAGGAAGAAAGGCTCTGCTTGAGACAGGAAACGACATCCTAGATGCTGTTAAGCCTCGTTACAGAAAGAGTTGGGCAGTCGGAGAGGGTGCCACGTCGATCGACTCCACGTTCGTCGCCGCTTGGCTCCAGGCAGTCCGTGCTGACTTTCCCAATCTCATCTTGAGCACCCGGTGCCCAGGTGTTGGAGTGACCCGCCGAGTATCCTGGTATATCAACAACAAGTCAACGTACTCGGTCAAGAACTCGGGTGTCGTATTCCTTGACAATGGGGTCAGTATCTAGCTCCCCAAAATTCCTTGTGCTGCAGCTTCACATCCACTAACGTCCAGTTACGCAGATGATGGAAAATGCCGGTATTGCCGCCAACAAatttctcaccaccaagaccgCAGATGATTTTCATGATTTTGAGAAGCATCTGATCGTGGCCAGTCTCACCATCGCCCATGAACTGGTGCACGTCTTTGTTGGTAGGCTGACTGGGGTCAACGACGCCGACACACCCCCAAAAATCGATGTACCTCCGAAAACTGGCATGGCCCTCAGTCTGGGCGAATCCGGCCGGTACTGGGAAACCAAGTTCGTTGGGTACAGCGTGTGGGCCTTTTACGACGACAAGGATATCCGGAAGGAGGCACAAGGTGGTACTCTCTGGGCTGATATCCAGCGTACCAAGGGGAGTACCCTGGAATCGCACCTGGTCCCGCATCCCTGGGTGAAGAACATGCTTGCTGGAGGTCTGTTGCTCATTTTCGATAGTCATGATATTGCCAAATGCTAACAACCCTACCATGACAGTCTTCGCCCATGTCCCTGCAGGCCCAAAGCCTCTTAAACGCCCAGCGACGGCAAAGCAACTGCGAGACAAGAGGGCAGCCATGAACCCCCACTATATTGATGGGGATCCCGCTTTGAAAAACTTCATTGTTCAGCTGTCGAAGCTCCAGCCGTACACACTGGAGGGTGCTGATTACGCCCGGGTCCAGGGTATCGCCGCTAATCCTGGCAAGATTGTAGTATAATGGATCGCAGCCGGAGGTTCTGCGGGCGGAGCTCTTGATGGGTAGATTTTCTTTTGGGATTGAACAAGTGGCGTGGATTGGACTTCGGAGTTTTTGGATACAGGTTGCTCGGTATAGGACAACGAATAAAATCTCCTTTGTTATTGAAGTGAACTTTCAAGACCCATATTTTGCGATTGATATGTCACGTATAAATAGATTTGTGCTCACCCCTGCCCATCAAACAAGCACAatcttccccatcccacccgccccctctcccctcgtaaccccctccacaaaaACCTCTCTTACGACCTTCCACCTGTTTTCATCAATCGAGTCCTCTCCCCTCAAAACAAAAGGCGCCAAACACCCCTTCACAATCCCAATCATATCTCCCACCTTCGCCTGTCTCGGAACCAACCCCGTATACCCCCTCTCAgtcttcaccaacctcctccccttcaagGGCTTTCTCATCGCCACTGTGATCTCTTCAAAAGTCTTCTTTGGCTGCCTCGACTCCAGGGAAGCCATGGTGAGCTTTCCCTTCCCTAGTGGCCGCAGTTGCCTCGGTGAATACGTCTGTCCTGGCAGGGACGGCGACCGCCCAGTATTCTCGTCCAGTAATAGCGAGAATATCTCGGCGAAAGAGTCCGTACATGGGTGCATTCCGCTTGAGTCTTTGCCTGCAACCATTGTGTGCCACAGGGCTGTGAAAACTGAGCCATGAGAGGCGGGGTAGGCAGCTTGAAAATGTCAGGAAACAAATTCGATACAATGAATCCAGACCTTGTTGACAGACCGGGGTTGAACAATATCTGGGTCTGAAAGGACATCGCTCATAACGGCAATGGTATCAGATACCCTGCCGCCAATGTGCAGTTCTGTATTGTTGGACCCGAGGACTTGGTAGTCAGCCGGGTGCTTGGGGTATTTGTATACCTTTTACACACCAGAGGCGTTGTACACGTTTGCCGTCGAGCTCTCGTACCCCAACACAGTCGTCTCTCGAGGCTTACTCCAGTCTGGAACCCAAGAGGGACACCCCTCGAGGGGCCGGTGGTCGATCGAGTTGAGCATGGCCTTGAGCGGTGCCGTGTTTTGTTTCagcaacccaaccaccacatcgTGGTACAGAACCGAATATTTGTGACTGTCGTGGTAACTAATCTTAATCCAGCTCTCATTAATCTCAACCATGCCCAGTAAGCCGTATATTTTGTCTCGGGGGTCGAAGGAAATCATCCATGGTTGACTGCAGCTTGTCCATCTGCTTGCTACTGAACATGACGGCATGAACCTTGACAAAGGCGAACTCGGCGACCGAGAGCCTGGATTGCTGATTGGGGGTCGGAACCATGATTGGGTCGAACATAGTTATGATACTCTCGCGAGCAGAACCGAAGGGAATTGCGACGCAAAGGGACTTGGTGTAGTAATAGAGTTGCTGAAGCGCATTGGGGCGGGCCAGAATGGCCAAGTGGTGATACAGTCGCCCAGTAGTCGGAGCCTTGTCAGAGGCCTTGGAGTACCAGTGACGACTCAGCAGTCCAGTTTTCTCTGTCCCGAATATCGTCATCTTCGATGGCCATCCTGTAACGCCCAAGGTCACCAAGACACTCGATCCAAGTGTCCTCGAAAGCTGGAACAGTCTCATAGAGAAGAGCCATCATCGAATACGCAAGGTAGATGAACATCAGC contains:
- a CDS encoding hypothetical protein (COG:S; EggNog:ENOG503PAKI), whose translation is MDEATLQSLSAKMKRRARFDHAARRPFPRKLKSTTHYSLFIRAMNNILSTELAQFTYAQIIDGLPIEDVAWDRRIPAVYGNHPIEHHPDLCPGALDCARKQKDEIDFSILSFDPGLINAYIQSTPGTKAFNTRLIELVAVALNEIGVILFQMDIRLHQGQGDLSIEAITNWKEDPDEETLPTMFHHPYYLHSDIYPLGVANMAGYWAEDRILGGVVTFDRKAEQEDCTHPPNVYIVPSRAGTTLRYWQLLDGQQEELIGVFIGDGETKGDGPLPLKCTDENKVRIDERFAVVPRGVYRDVWERLPPSIEHMRHMDRRPRNEGDYPEDGMVELMRAIEEAYGEIDRDDVRDDVGTGSVEGGQDRKGEE
- a CDS encoding hypothetical protein (EggNog:ENOG503PWW5), with translation MENAGIAANKFLTTKTADDFHDFEKHLIVASLTIAHELVHVFVGRLTGVNDADTPPKIDVPPKTGMALSLGESGRYWETKFVGYSVWAFYDDKDIRKEAQGGTLWADIQRTKGSTLESHLVPHPWVKNMLAGVFAHVPAGPKPLKRPATAKQLRDKRAAMNPHYIDGDPALKNFIVQLSKLQPYTLEGADYARVQGIAANPGKIVV
- a CDS encoding hypothetical protein (EggNog:ENOG503NYG6), which codes for MRLFQLSRTLGSSVLVTLGVTGWPSKMTIFGTEKTGLLSRHWYSKASDKAPTTGRLYHHLAISLCVAIPFGSARESIITMFDPIMVPTPNQQSRLSVAEFAFVKVHAVMFSSKQMDKLQSTMDDFLRPPRQNIRLTGHG